A window of the Yersinia rochesterensis genome harbors these coding sequences:
- the creB gene encoding two-component system response regulator CreB: MKPLIWLVEDEPSIADTLIYTLESEGFTLRWFDRGQPALDALADGPPALAIVDVGLPDINGFDLCRRILALVPELPVVFLTARSEELDRIVGLEIGADDYIAKPFSPREVSARVRTVLRRLQKSQTRTVSATLHQFGPFTLDEAGGRVTYHQQVLWLTRYEYLLLKTLLLAPERVFSRQQLMDIVWAQAEESQDRTVDTHIKTLRSKLRMTCDEESPIRTHRGLGYSLMYRI, from the coding sequence GTGAAGCCCTTAATCTGGCTGGTGGAAGATGAGCCGAGTATCGCCGACACCTTAATTTATACCTTGGAAAGCGAAGGTTTTACCCTCCGGTGGTTTGACCGGGGGCAACCCGCTCTTGACGCCCTTGCTGATGGCCCGCCTGCGTTGGCGATAGTTGACGTGGGCTTACCTGATATCAATGGTTTTGATCTGTGCCGCCGCATATTGGCTCTGGTGCCGGAGCTACCTGTGGTGTTTTTAACCGCTCGTAGCGAAGAATTAGATCGGATTGTCGGTCTGGAAATCGGCGCTGATGACTATATTGCCAAACCTTTTTCACCGCGTGAGGTGAGCGCCAGAGTTCGCACCGTGTTGCGGCGGCTGCAAAAATCACAAACACGAACTGTCTCTGCCACACTGCATCAATTCGGCCCTTTCACTCTGGACGAAGCAGGGGGGCGAGTTACTTATCATCAGCAGGTTTTATGGCTCACCCGCTATGAATATCTGTTGCTGAAAACATTATTACTGGCCCCTGAGCGCGTATTTTCACGCCAGCAATTGATGGATATTGTCTGGGCGCAGGCGGAAGAGAGCCAAGACCGCACCGTTGATACTCACATTAAAACCCTGCGCTCAAAGCTGCGTATGACCTGTGATGAAGAATCACCGATCCGCACCCACCGTGGGCTGGGTTACAGCTTGATGTATCGAATATGA